The Mycobacterium sp. 3519A genome contains a region encoding:
- a CDS encoding phenylacetate--CoA ligase family protein: protein MAWDVYRTAREGSEGIARRQQCRLDDIVGYARAQSLYYKSLYRLLPEHVSDIRQLPVVNKADLMSHFDDWMTDPAVTKSRVESFLADPANIGRDFLNRYVVCTTSGSTGVPAILLCDSEALAVYNALGYIRSLPASLLTPRRMWALVRGRGRLAAVFVAGGHFLGNVMMARRSRKMPWRRKTQRIFSASEPLDELVADLNDFQPVVLGGYPSALGLLAHEQQAGRLRIHPILVNAAGETLSSQKRRSIAAAFGCSVGNYYGSSEAVGLTHECAAQHLHVNSDWYILEPVDTENRPVAPGELSDDVLVTNLANKIQPIIRYQLGDRVAINPATCACGSPFPQIEVDGRADDVLNFATPQGERIRILPLAFATVAEGTPGVANCQLIQRGPSTLIVRMGAQDDADALAVWTSLRKRLEDFLATQGVTTVVIDRADEPPALHPRSGKFRQVYADLLPRSEADHVDH, encoded by the coding sequence TTGGCCTGGGACGTGTATCGGACGGCTCGCGAGGGGTCGGAGGGAATAGCACGACGGCAGCAGTGTCGGCTCGACGATATCGTCGGCTACGCGCGCGCTCAATCGCTGTACTACAAGTCGCTCTATCGCCTTCTACCCGAGCATGTTTCGGATATTCGGCAACTACCCGTCGTCAACAAGGCGGACCTGATGAGTCATTTCGACGACTGGATGACCGACCCGGCGGTCACAAAATCGCGGGTGGAGTCCTTCCTGGCTGATCCCGCCAACATCGGCCGCGACTTCCTGAACCGGTATGTCGTCTGCACCACCTCTGGCTCGACAGGGGTTCCGGCCATACTGCTCTGCGACAGTGAGGCGTTGGCCGTTTACAACGCGTTGGGCTATATCCGTTCTCTGCCGGCGTCGCTTCTCACGCCGCGACGCATGTGGGCTCTGGTGCGCGGAAGGGGGAGACTGGCGGCGGTTTTCGTCGCGGGGGGCCATTTCTTGGGCAACGTGATGATGGCGCGACGTAGCCGAAAGATGCCGTGGCGCCGCAAGACACAACGCATCTTCTCCGCATCCGAGCCGCTGGACGAGTTGGTCGCAGACCTCAACGACTTTCAGCCCGTTGTGCTCGGCGGCTATCCGAGCGCCCTCGGACTATTGGCCCATGAGCAGCAAGCGGGCCGATTGCGCATCCATCCGATACTGGTCAACGCCGCCGGGGAGACCCTGTCGTCCCAGAAGCGTCGGTCAATAGCCGCAGCGTTCGGGTGCTCAGTCGGCAACTACTACGGATCTTCGGAAGCCGTTGGCTTGACCCACGAGTGCGCCGCGCAGCATCTGCACGTCAACAGCGACTGGTACATCCTCGAACCCGTCGACACCGAGAACCGTCCGGTCGCACCGGGAGAACTCTCCGACGACGTGCTGGTAACCAACCTTGCCAATAAGATTCAGCCCATCATCCGATACCAGCTGGGGGATCGTGTCGCGATCAACCCTGCCACCTGTGCGTGCGGAAGCCCATTCCCGCAGATCGAGGTCGACGGGCGCGCGGACGACGTACTGAATTTCGCCACACCACAGGGCGAACGAATCCGCATCCTGCCGTTGGCGTTCGCGACGGTGGCAGAGGGAACGCCCGGCGTTGCGAACTGCCAGTTGATTCAGCGCGGGCCGTCGACCCTCATCGTGAGGATGGGAGCACAAGACGATGCCGACGCCCTAGCGGTCTGGACTTCGTTGCGCAAGCGGTTGGAAGACTTCCTGGCAACGCAGGGTGTAACGACGGTCGTGATCGACAGGGCCGACGAACCGCCCGCACTTCATCCGCGTAGTGGAAAGTTTCGGCAGGTGTACGCCGACCTCTTGCCCAGATCGGAGGCCGATCATGTTGACCATTGA
- a CDS encoding heavy metal translocating P-type ATPase: MSIEERISHRLLAVSTLVVLTVGALAAGGIAWLTGYRDVADWCWIAGTLVALIPAVLWVLAALRRGRAGVDVIAVLSLLGTLFVGEYVAGALIAVMLASGRALEAAAERRATHDLRALLEHAPRFARRRVGAAVTVIPLNEVLVDDVLVVAPGEVVPVDGRIRDEPAVLDESVLTGESLPVERAPGEPVRSGVVNAGNAFELRATATAADSTYAGIVRLAEQAGAENAPIVRLADRYAAWFLPLALLIAGGAWLASGSAVRAVAVLVVATPCPLLLAAPVAIVSGLSRASRHGVVIRSGGALENLGHATTLVMDKTGTLTMGQPKVVEILASPEHDTTEVLRLAASVDQMSPHVLAEAIVTEALARGLRLLLPTEVSEEAGRGVTATVADHRVHVGKVLDEEIDAGWARAAMNRASLDSAAVAWVTVDGALIGAVLLRDPLRRTAPRTIRRLRAAGLNRLVMLTGDRAEPAREVATVLGLDEVYAQQSPADKVAAVRTERARATTVMVGDGVNDAPALAAATVGVAMGARGTTASSEAADIVLTTDRLDRLADAMDIARWSRRIAVQSAAVGMVLSLVAMVIAALGWLPPAAGALLQEGIDVAVILNALRALRGNPDIEILLPAETEEMLRRFAAEHDEMRDTLALLRDAADRLAAGADTVALETLVRANTFLTEQILPHEQAEETELYPALARPLGSDEATAPMSRTHAEIQRLSDRIATHIRLAQDSGAIQPDQVEDLLACLYGLYAVLRLHFLEEEENYFVLTDDQPEAG, from the coding sequence ATGTCGATCGAAGAACGGATTTCGCACCGACTGTTGGCCGTGTCCACGCTTGTCGTGCTCACCGTCGGTGCGCTCGCCGCGGGCGGGATCGCCTGGCTGACCGGCTACCGCGATGTTGCCGACTGGTGCTGGATCGCCGGCACACTGGTTGCGCTGATTCCTGCGGTGCTGTGGGTCCTCGCTGCCCTGCGGCGCGGCAGGGCCGGTGTAGACGTGATCGCGGTACTGTCGCTTCTCGGCACGCTGTTCGTCGGCGAGTACGTCGCCGGGGCGTTGATCGCGGTGATGCTCGCCAGCGGGCGCGCACTGGAAGCGGCGGCGGAACGCCGAGCCACCCACGATCTGCGTGCCCTGCTGGAGCACGCGCCACGATTCGCGCGGCGGCGCGTCGGTGCCGCCGTCACCGTGATACCGCTCAACGAGGTGCTCGTCGACGATGTGCTGGTCGTCGCGCCCGGCGAGGTGGTGCCCGTCGACGGCCGGATCCGAGACGAACCTGCAGTGTTGGACGAATCGGTGCTGACAGGCGAATCGCTGCCGGTCGAGCGCGCCCCCGGCGAACCGGTCCGCAGCGGCGTGGTCAATGCAGGCAATGCTTTTGAGCTGCGGGCAACGGCGACAGCGGCAGACAGCACCTACGCCGGCATCGTGCGACTGGCCGAACAAGCAGGAGCGGAAAACGCCCCGATAGTCCGACTGGCGGATCGTTACGCAGCGTGGTTCCTGCCTTTGGCGTTACTGATCGCAGGCGGTGCCTGGCTGGCCAGCGGCTCCGCCGTGCGCGCGGTTGCCGTCCTGGTCGTGGCGACACCGTGTCCCCTGCTACTGGCTGCGCCAGTAGCCATTGTTTCGGGGCTGTCACGCGCGTCGCGTCACGGTGTCGTGATCCGCAGCGGAGGTGCCCTGGAAAACCTCGGTCATGCAACGACTCTGGTGATGGACAAAACCGGCACACTCACCATGGGCCAGCCGAAAGTAGTCGAAATTCTGGCTTCACCAGAACATGACACCACCGAGGTACTTCGCCTCGCCGCATCAGTTGACCAGATGTCGCCACACGTGCTGGCCGAGGCAATTGTCACCGAAGCGCTGGCGCGCGGACTGCGACTGCTGCTCCCCACGGAGGTCAGTGAAGAGGCAGGCCGCGGCGTGACCGCCACGGTCGCCGACCACCGCGTTCACGTCGGCAAGGTGCTCGACGAGGAGATCGACGCGGGTTGGGCGCGCGCAGCGATGAACCGCGCCAGCCTTGACTCGGCGGCCGTCGCTTGGGTTACCGTCGACGGCGCGCTGATCGGTGCCGTTTTGCTGCGGGATCCGTTGCGGCGCACTGCTCCCCGCACTATTCGCCGCTTGCGGGCCGCCGGGCTGAATCGCCTGGTGATGCTGACTGGCGATCGCGCCGAGCCGGCCCGCGAGGTGGCCACGGTGCTCGGGCTTGACGAGGTCTATGCACAGCAGAGTCCGGCCGACAAGGTCGCAGCGGTCCGCACCGAACGGGCCCGTGCGACCACTGTGATGGTCGGCGACGGAGTCAACGACGCTCCCGCGTTGGCCGCGGCGACAGTGGGTGTCGCGATGGGTGCGCGCGGGACGACTGCGTCGTCGGAGGCTGCCGACATCGTGTTGACCACCGACCGGTTGGACCGACTCGCGGACGCGATGGACATCGCACGGTGGTCCAGACGGATTGCGGTGCAGAGCGCTGCGGTTGGCATGGTGTTGTCATTGGTCGCGATGGTGATTGCGGCGCTGGGTTGGTTGCCGCCGGCCGCCGGCGCGTTGTTGCAGGAGGGCATCGACGTCGCAGTCATTCTGAACGCACTGCGTGCACTGCGAGGGAATCCTGACATCGAGATTCTGTTGCCGGCCGAAACCGAAGAGATGCTGCGGCGTTTCGCGGCTGAACACGACGAAATGCGCGACACACTCGCACTGCTGCGCGACGCCGCCGACCGGCTCGCCGCCGGGGCCGACACGGTTGCACTCGAGACATTGGTGCGCGCCAACACCTTCCTGACCGAGCAGATTCTGCCGCACGAACAGGCTGAGGAAACAGAGCTCTACCCGGCCCTGGCACGGCCGCTCGGCAGCGACGAAGCGACGGCGCCGATGAGCCGAACCCACGCCGAGATCCAGCGACTGTCCGATCGGATCGCCACCCACATCAGGCTCGCGCAGGACAGTGGTGCAATACAACCGGACCAAGTGGAGGATCTGCTGGCCTGCCTGTACGGGCTGTACGCGGTGCTGCGCCTGCACTTCCTCGAAGAGGAGGAGAACTACTTCGTCCTCACCGACGATCAACCGGAAGCGGGTTAG
- the mgtA gene encoding magnesium-translocating P-type ATPase: MTTALGEKAVDQQHVAAASLADVMNWLNTSADGLSTAEAEARLARYGPNSVRSHRVSAAAILMRQLNNAVLGLLAVTAVLSFFLGDSTQAVIIGIILLVSIALSFVNEYRAERATAALHSRVHHNAVARRDGRLTKVDVNALVPGDVIQLELGQLIPADVRLVEVNGLECNESILTGESTATEKSVDSTAGDVALADANNLAFMGTVVSAGEATAVVYATGASAEFGRIAAGLGEHQPETEFQSGLRRFSYLLLRVALTLTVVIIAINLLLRRPLIDSALFGLAIAVGITPQLLPAVVSTSLAAGSRRLAQLKVLVKRLVCIEDLGDIDILITDKTGTLTDGRIRFIEAIDPTGRQSDSVLRQGLMATDVDVEAGGTSSNEMDAALWEGRPGIRGVARVAMMPFDHTRRATTVVVEEAADRTLITKGAPEQVLARCVDTPDRAQQTLAALFAAGRRVVAVASKGAPGLTTLTASDECALTLDGFLVFADNPKAAARDSLAQLAALGIEVKVATGDNPLVAEIVCTELGLVSKGTLTGAALDQMDDAELDIAARDGTIFARMSPEQKARLISSLRRTGRSVGFLGDGVNDALALHSADVGISVDTATDVAKDAADVVLLEKDLGVLAAGVAEGRRIFANTIKYVLMGTSSNFGNMFSAAAASAVLTFLPMLPSQILLNNLLYDSSQLAIPTDRVDDEQLHAPSHWNIAFIRRFMLTFGPISSLFDFLTFGLMLGVLHAGPAQFRTGWFVESLATQTLIIFAIRTRRVPFLRSRPGTVLTLAAFAVVAVGIALTLSPLSHRLGFIALPWQFFAALVGLTVIYLVLVELTKTAFYAEPMRLAGQPHRTRGRAHRIHRRAARFSHPGRLPSPT; encoded by the coding sequence GTGACGACGGCTCTCGGCGAGAAGGCTGTCGACCAACAACACGTCGCCGCAGCCTCCCTCGCCGACGTGATGAACTGGCTGAACACCTCGGCAGACGGGCTCTCGACAGCAGAGGCCGAGGCGCGATTGGCCCGCTACGGCCCGAATTCGGTTCGCAGCCATCGGGTCAGTGCGGCTGCGATCCTGATGCGCCAACTCAACAATGCGGTGCTCGGTCTGCTCGCGGTGACGGCCGTGCTGTCGTTCTTCCTGGGAGACAGCACTCAGGCGGTGATCATCGGCATCATCTTGCTGGTCAGCATCGCGCTGAGTTTCGTCAACGAGTACCGTGCCGAACGCGCGACGGCGGCGCTGCATTCACGTGTTCACCACAACGCGGTGGCGCGCCGTGACGGCCGCCTGACCAAGGTGGACGTCAATGCTCTGGTGCCCGGCGACGTCATCCAGCTCGAGCTGGGCCAGCTCATCCCCGCCGATGTCCGGCTGGTCGAAGTCAACGGCCTCGAGTGCAACGAGAGCATTCTGACCGGCGAGTCCACCGCCACCGAGAAATCGGTCGACTCGACGGCGGGCGATGTGGCGCTCGCCGACGCCAACAACCTGGCCTTCATGGGCACCGTGGTCAGCGCGGGCGAAGCGACCGCCGTGGTGTACGCCACCGGCGCCAGTGCCGAGTTCGGCCGCATCGCGGCGGGATTGGGTGAGCACCAACCGGAAACCGAATTCCAGAGCGGGCTTCGCCGCTTCTCGTACCTGTTGCTGCGCGTGGCCCTCACTCTGACCGTCGTCATCATCGCCATCAACCTGCTGTTGCGACGGCCCCTCATCGATTCCGCGTTGTTTGGCCTCGCCATCGCCGTTGGGATCACTCCGCAACTCCTTCCTGCCGTCGTGAGCACCAGCCTCGCCGCCGGGTCACGTCGGCTCGCGCAACTCAAGGTGCTCGTGAAGCGACTGGTCTGCATCGAGGACCTCGGTGACATCGACATCCTCATTACGGACAAGACCGGCACGCTGACCGACGGGCGCATCAGGTTCATCGAGGCGATCGATCCGACAGGCCGTCAATCGGATTCGGTTCTGCGCCAAGGTCTCATGGCCACCGACGTCGACGTGGAGGCGGGCGGTACGAGTTCCAACGAGATGGATGCCGCGCTGTGGGAGGGTCGACCGGGTATCCGGGGTGTCGCCCGCGTCGCGATGATGCCTTTCGACCACACCCGCAGGGCCACTACTGTCGTCGTCGAGGAGGCGGCCGACCGAACACTGATCACCAAAGGCGCTCCCGAACAGGTGCTGGCCCGGTGCGTCGATACGCCGGACCGTGCCCAGCAGACGCTGGCAGCGCTGTTCGCTGCGGGCAGACGGGTGGTCGCCGTCGCCAGCAAGGGCGCGCCCGGTTTGACGACACTGACGGCTAGCGACGAGTGCGCGCTGACGCTCGACGGCTTCCTTGTGTTCGCTGACAATCCCAAGGCGGCTGCTCGTGACTCCTTGGCCCAGTTGGCGGCGCTGGGCATCGAAGTCAAAGTGGCAACGGGTGACAACCCTCTGGTGGCCGAGATTGTCTGCACCGAACTCGGTTTGGTTTCGAAGGGAACCTTGACCGGCGCAGCCCTTGACCAGATGGATGATGCCGAACTCGATATCGCGGCCCGTGATGGGACAATCTTCGCCAGGATGTCGCCGGAGCAGAAAGCCCGGTTGATCTCGTCGTTGCGACGCACAGGAAGATCGGTCGGTTTTCTCGGCGACGGCGTGAATGACGCCTTGGCGCTGCACTCGGCGGACGTTGGAATCTCTGTGGACACCGCGACAGACGTGGCCAAGGATGCTGCCGACGTCGTCCTGCTCGAAAAGGACCTCGGCGTGCTCGCGGCTGGCGTGGCTGAGGGTCGACGCATTTTCGCCAACACCATCAAGTACGTATTGATGGGCACATCGAGCAATTTCGGCAACATGTTCAGCGCGGCAGCGGCCTCGGCGGTGCTCACTTTCTTGCCGATGCTGCCCAGCCAGATCCTGCTGAACAACTTGTTGTACGACAGCTCCCAGCTGGCGATTCCGACCGACCGGGTCGACGACGAGCAGCTCCATGCCCCATCGCATTGGAACATCGCGTTCATCCGGCGCTTCATGCTGACCTTCGGCCCGATCAGCTCATTGTTCGACTTCCTCACCTTCGGTCTGATGCTGGGTGTCTTGCACGCGGGGCCGGCGCAGTTCCGCACCGGCTGGTTCGTGGAATCGCTCGCCACACAGACGCTGATCATCTTCGCGATCCGCACGCGTCGGGTGCCGTTTCTCCGCAGCCGACCCGGTACCGTGCTGACGCTGGCCGCCTTCGCGGTGGTCGCAGTCGGTATCGCGCTGACGCTGTCGCCGCTGTCGCACCGGCTCGGCTTCATCGCGCTCCCCTGGCAATTCTTCGCGGCGCTGGTGGGTCTCACGGTCATCTATCTCGTTCTCGTCGAGCTCACGAAGACGGCGTTCTACGCCGAACCGATGCGACTGGCCGGCCAGCCACACCGCACCCGCGGGCGGGCACATCGCATCCATCGGCGCGCCGCCAGGTTCAGCCATCCGGGACGTCTGCCGTCACCGACGTAG
- the ppsA gene encoding phosphoenolpyruvate synthase, with product MRSDTYVRDISTLRITDAEEAGGKGANMGEMVAEKLPVPPGFVLLRDCYRHSMREGGVDGELSKLHREALTADPTRLPELCERMQALVQKAGVTEAIRDEILAAHRRLGSNTVVAVRSSATGEDGRDASFAGMNATITNVSGEEGLIDAVLRCWMSLFSPRVVTYRASRDFTGDPAMAVVVQQMIDSEKAGVAFTADPSNGAEDRVVIEGAFGLGEVVVSGEVEPDTYIVSKETLDVLDVRLGHKAFKIVRGPDGHDTRVDLDAAQADSRVLDDGELRRIAELAIATEQHNGCPQDTEWAISKGNTYLVQARPITTLRHLTAPSSEKHAVLARGLAAAPGIASGKVRVLGNPDEGDRLMAGEILVAQMTNPDWLPTIRRAAALVTDTGGMTCHAAIVARELGVPCVVGTRSATRDLHDGTTVTVDGGHGRVVSGVLTPTPVAAVTERREPALQAEVTGTKVYVNLAMPDTAEAVAAQGPDGVGLLRAEFMLTEALGGRHPRDLMASGEQNLLVDGMVASVGRIAAAFAPRPVVYRATDFRTNEFRGLKGGESFEPEEHNPMIGYRGCYRYIKEPDLFALELQALARVREQSPNVHLMIPFVRTRWELEECLALVDASPLGRQRGLHRWVMAEVPSVVHWLPEYIGMGIDGVSIGSNDLTQLVLGVDRDSDICAELFDESDPAVLDAIGQIIATARKFGITSSLCGQAPSTKPAFAEHLVRMGITSVSVNPDALGAARRTIAAAERRLLLESAR from the coding sequence ATGCGAAGCGACACCTACGTGCGGGACATCTCGACGCTGCGAATCACCGATGCCGAGGAGGCCGGCGGCAAGGGCGCGAACATGGGCGAGATGGTCGCGGAAAAGCTTCCGGTGCCCCCCGGCTTCGTGCTGCTGCGCGACTGCTACCGCCACTCGATGCGGGAGGGTGGCGTCGACGGCGAGCTCAGCAAGCTTCATCGGGAGGCCTTGACCGCCGACCCGACGCGTCTGCCCGAGTTGTGCGAGCGGATGCAAGCTCTTGTGCAGAAGGCGGGGGTGACCGAGGCGATCCGCGACGAGATCCTTGCCGCACACCGCCGACTCGGGTCGAACACGGTGGTCGCGGTCCGTTCCTCGGCCACCGGTGAGGATGGCCGCGACGCGTCGTTCGCGGGAATGAACGCGACGATCACCAACGTCAGCGGCGAAGAGGGCCTGATCGATGCGGTGCTCCGGTGCTGGATGTCGCTGTTCAGCCCTCGGGTGGTCACCTACCGCGCCAGCAGGGACTTCACCGGTGATCCCGCCATGGCCGTCGTGGTCCAACAGATGATCGACTCCGAGAAAGCGGGTGTGGCATTCACCGCCGACCCGAGCAACGGCGCTGAGGACCGCGTGGTCATCGAAGGCGCGTTCGGGCTCGGCGAGGTCGTGGTGTCCGGCGAGGTCGAGCCCGACACCTACATCGTGTCGAAGGAGACGCTCGACGTGCTCGACGTCAGGCTGGGGCACAAGGCGTTCAAGATCGTGCGGGGTCCTGACGGGCACGACACGCGGGTAGACCTCGACGCCGCGCAGGCCGATTCGAGGGTTCTCGACGACGGTGAGCTTCGGCGCATCGCCGAACTCGCGATCGCTACCGAACAACACAACGGATGCCCGCAGGACACCGAGTGGGCGATTTCGAAGGGCAACACCTACCTCGTGCAGGCGCGGCCGATCACGACGCTGCGCCATCTGACCGCGCCGTCATCGGAGAAGCATGCGGTGCTGGCCCGTGGGCTCGCCGCCGCCCCAGGAATTGCGTCTGGCAAGGTTCGCGTGCTGGGCAACCCTGACGAGGGCGACCGGTTGATGGCGGGCGAGATCCTGGTCGCGCAGATGACCAATCCCGATTGGTTGCCCACGATCCGCCGGGCGGCGGCGTTGGTGACCGACACGGGCGGCATGACGTGTCACGCCGCGATCGTAGCGCGCGAGTTGGGGGTGCCGTGTGTCGTCGGAACACGCAGTGCCACTCGGGATTTGCACGATGGTACGACGGTCACCGTCGACGGTGGCCACGGCCGAGTGGTGTCAGGGGTGCTGACACCGACGCCGGTCGCGGCCGTTACCGAGCGGCGCGAACCGGCGCTCCAGGCGGAGGTGACGGGCACCAAGGTGTATGTGAACCTGGCCATGCCGGACACGGCGGAAGCTGTTGCGGCGCAGGGTCCTGACGGGGTCGGCCTGCTGCGCGCCGAGTTCATGTTGACCGAGGCGCTCGGTGGGCGTCATCCTCGGGATCTCATGGCCAGTGGCGAGCAGAACCTGCTCGTTGACGGAATGGTGGCATCGGTCGGCCGGATCGCCGCTGCGTTCGCGCCGCGTCCGGTCGTGTACCGCGCAACGGACTTCCGCACCAACGAATTCCGCGGCCTCAAGGGTGGCGAGTCCTTCGAGCCCGAGGAACACAACCCGATGATCGGCTACCGGGGCTGTTACCGCTACATCAAGGAACCCGACCTGTTCGCACTCGAACTGCAAGCTCTGGCGCGGGTGCGGGAACAGTCGCCGAATGTGCACTTGATGATTCCGTTCGTGCGCACCCGGTGGGAGCTCGAGGAATGTCTGGCGTTGGTCGACGCGAGCCCGCTTGGCCGCCAACGTGGACTTCATCGCTGGGTGATGGCCGAGGTGCCGTCGGTGGTGCACTGGCTGCCCGAGTACATCGGGATGGGCATCGACGGTGTATCCATCGGCAGCAACGACCTGACCCAACTGGTCCTCGGAGTCGACCGCGATTCCGACATTTGCGCAGAGCTTTTCGACGAATCCGACCCCGCGGTGCTCGATGCCATCGGCCAGATCATCGCCACCGCACGCAAATTCGGGATCACGTCCTCGCTGTGTGGTCAGGCGCCGTCGACGAAGCCGGCCTTCGCCGAACACCTGGTCCGAATGGGTATCACGTCGGTGTCGGTGAACCCCGATGCCCTCGGTGCCGCTCGGCGGACCATCGCAGCCGCCGAACGGCGCCTGCTCCTGGAATCGGCACGGTAA
- a CDS encoding 1-phosphofructokinase family hexose kinase yields the protein MEQTTGPTIVTLTMNPALDISTNADVVRATNKIRCGAARYDAGGGGINVAKVAHVLGESVSAVYAAGGTTGQVLTDLLVADGVPVRRVDITAPTRENFTVNEVSTGLQYRFVLPGPCLRFEEQQQCLAELRDAAASAKYVVASGSLPPGAPVNFYQQVALICRELGTPLVLDTSGGGLRHITSGVFLLKASLRELTECAGRELVSEAEQLAAAHEIIDCGQAQAVVVSLGSEGALLTTAHESLRFPAIPMRALSGVGAGDAMVAAITVGLSRGWPLSTSVRYGIAAGAAMLMTPGTQPCTRADAERLFEVAEHPVDLEAVRHPGVEGAFV from the coding sequence ATGGAGCAAACGACCGGGCCGACCATCGTCACCCTGACGATGAACCCCGCACTGGACATCAGTACCAATGCCGATGTCGTCCGCGCCACCAACAAGATCCGATGCGGCGCCGCACGCTACGACGCCGGAGGTGGCGGCATCAACGTCGCGAAGGTGGCCCACGTCCTGGGCGAGTCGGTATCGGCGGTGTACGCGGCGGGTGGTACGACCGGGCAGGTGCTGACCGACCTGCTGGTCGCCGACGGCGTTCCGGTCCGGCGCGTCGACATCACCGCCCCGACCCGAGAGAACTTCACGGTCAACGAGGTCAGCACGGGCCTGCAGTACCGGTTCGTGCTTCCTGGGCCGTGCCTGAGGTTCGAGGAACAACAACAGTGCCTCGCTGAACTCCGCGATGCGGCGGCATCAGCCAAATACGTGGTGGCCAGTGGGAGTCTGCCGCCGGGCGCGCCGGTGAACTTCTATCAGCAGGTGGCGCTGATTTGTCGTGAGCTGGGCACACCGCTGGTGCTCGATACATCGGGGGGCGGGCTGCGGCACATCACCTCCGGTGTGTTCCTGTTGAAGGCGAGCCTGCGCGAGCTGACAGAATGCGCTGGGCGAGAACTCGTCTCGGAAGCAGAACAACTGGCCGCGGCGCACGAAATCATCGACTGCGGCCAGGCGCAGGCCGTCGTGGTATCGCTCGGCTCCGAAGGCGCACTGTTGACCACGGCACACGAGAGTCTGCGCTTTCCCGCCATTCCCATGCGGGCGCTCAGTGGGGTGGGTGCCGGCGACGCGATGGTCGCCGCGATCACGGTGGGTTTGAGCCGAGGCTGGCCGCTGAGCACGTCAGTGCGCTACGGAATCGCCGCGGGCGCCGCCATGCTGATGACGCCCGGCACCCAGCCATGCACGCGGGCCGACGCAGAACGACTCTTCGAAGTCGCCGAGCACCCAGTCGATCTCGAGGCAGTCCGTCACCCTGGCGTCGAGGGAGCGTTCGTCTGA